The window CACGTCTGAAAGTATTGTTTGATGTCTTTATGCACAAAACTATTTAACCTAACATTCATTCAAGAAATAGCCTGGACCAATCTAGTCATAGTCAGTGACGTGACACTTGTCCTGCAGCCACAGCCACAATTTAACTTATTTGTATATAATTATATGATATGATGTGTTTTCTAATACAGATTTCATACTATATGTTTGGCAAAATGGGGGCTTAATACCTCATACTGTCTATGTTTTGTATATTACATGTCTGTGATCAAATTTGCATTATATTAAGTATATACATCAGACATATAGTATAATATCATCTGTTTCAAAGTGGCCATAAAAGTATAAGACAATACAGATTAGGGAAAAGGGGATACCAAGGAGAGATAACACAGCCATTAATGGGGAAAAGGACTCCATACATTTCAAAAACTTGTAGATTATTACTTGAACTTCCCAGTTAAAGACGTTTTACCTCCCTCGTATATTCAGTCGTTCGCTAACGGTAAAATCGGGTGCATCCTTAGTGCTAATTTGTGACATAAAAATGAGTTATTACAGTAAAAGataacaacagcaacagtttgCAAGAGACAAAGGTAACAGGTCATGTCTTAGGGGTACAATTagataaaaatattacaacGCATAAAAAGTCATCGGCAGCCACCAATATGTAACATGTTTTCAATGTGATGTGTCAGTATTTCAGATGTTGAtgtttcatgctactttattttattttaaaacattattcaaaaaaatTCGGTTCCTTtaacaacataaaacacatatcTCAATTAtaactttagattttttttttttgtttcattttcacattttcaataCAAATGTGTCAagataatttacatttttgtgatgACTGATATGATATGTTTTGAGAGTCAAACAATACAACTACAGAcatgtatctttaaaaaaaaattatataactTAGAGAATCATATAGCCTACGTAGGcatttttgtcttctctttgaCATATTGACAGTTTATTTCCTGGTCATGTctaatctaaaaagaaaatatagagaAGACGCTGTATGTGGAGCCCGATAATACAAAACTGTCCGTTTGGACTCTCTGAGGTGACACTCACATTGTCTTATTCTTAATAGTTGAAATCATTGCTGACAAGTGGCAGCACGTCACACCACTATATACCGATTTCAGCTCAATAAAAAGTTCAAGGAGCATTAACACTAGAGTTTTCCTCATTTGATTTTTTACTTGGCTGTGCGTCATTTTATTTGTGGTAGCAAAGGCACTTACTTGGTTTATGCTGCAGTTCAAAAGTTCACTTGCTAATGCAGCCCCTAACTTACCGATCAATATACTTTCCTTTCTGCATTAGTTATTAGTAAAATAATTAGAGAAACTACATGCTGTACATAAACGCCATTCAAGCTTTAAATGCTTTAATTTAGGTAAAAGTCTTGCGAAAATCCTGTCATGCCCCATTTGAAATACCTCCATGTAATTTGCTGTGGTTCACTTACAACACAGATCAGGAGAATCAAAgataaacttttttctttacgTCGTAAACAGGACTACAACTTCCATCGGTATGTTTGAATTAGGGTCCATTAGGTGTATGATTAAATCAGTGtattctcatttttaaatatggttAGTGAAAAAGAACCctacatatataaaataaatccaaCTTTGGGTTCTTGCACAAACCCTCACTGAGTTTTGAACAGCACACTAATATGCCCTATTGGACAAGTCATTCCATGACAGTTCAAGCCAAGCCACCAAGTCAATGTCAAAGGTCAAAAGACTTTGCACTGGTTTATACTGAACATGCGTCTCCTGGCCTGCTTCCTGGCCTGGTTAACAGCCAATCGCACTGCGCACTCAAACACCTGTTGCACGCCTCGGTTGCTTAAGGAGGAGCACTCCAGGTAGCCTTTAGCGCGGACCTCGTGAGCCACACGTCTCCCGTCCGCTGCTGAGATGCAGCTGCCACGATACGACCCCGACTCCCGCAGGTCCGTCTGGGTGGCCACAACCACCACCGGCACCTTGGGCAGGTTCTCTCGCACCTCAGCGATCCACTTGTGCTGGATGTTGGCCAGCGAGTTGGGGTTGGCCACAGAGTAGCAGATGAGGACGATGTCGGCCTGGTGGTACGATCTCGGTCGGATTTGTCTAAAGTTGTCATTACCCGCCGTGTCCCACAGCCCCAGGCTGATCTGAACCCCGTCCATGTACACCTCCACGCCTGTGTTCTCAAACACTGTGGGCTTATAGGTGTCGGGGAAGGTCTCTGAGGTGAAGCGGACCAGCAGAGCCGTCTTGCCGACCGCGCTGTCCCCGACCAGGACACACTTCACCGACATCTCTGCTAGGCCGTCCATGGTTGCTACCGGTAATCTCGCTCCTCTAGGTGTTTGTGATTATTTGGAAAAAGTCTGAGGGACAGCTTTTCTGAGACTTGTTGATCAAAAGAGACGCAGGGTTCACGAGGCACTCAAAACCGGTAGTCACTCCGTGTGAGCTGTAATTCCGTGTTACGGGTGGTAGCTTTCATAGCGGGTGATTTGCAGCCCTGCCTTGTGGTAATTCCATTCCTGGAGATTTCAGTGGGCCCTTCAGCTTGTTACACTTGACCTGTGATGTCTCTGTTTTCAGAGTCTTTAAACGTCTCTCATACACGGTAGGTATGTACAGTCTGCAGTTCTCCGGCAGTGAGTCTCACATGCGCTTCACGTAACCTCTTGGCTCTCTCAGGCCCGCTCAGCTCGCCGGACTTCCGCTCAGTCTCTGCGGCGTGGCGGTAAGGTTCTGGTCCTTCTCGCTGCCGATCGTGAAGACCGTCATTCTGTCCAGACAGGTCTAACCCCCCCAGCACTGAGGAGGGGAAGTCGactgaggaagagagatgaaggTAGAAGACGTTATGAACGCGAGGTGTCTGTACAGCATGAACATGACATTCTTCGTTTAACTGAAACCCTATTTAGACGTGTTCTCCGGACGACACACAGTTGGCTGTGGGAGGCGACAGCAGCATGGCTCTCAATACAATACGCTTGGCATGACAAATGAGAAATATCCGCTTAAACAATATGGAAGTACTCCACTGCTAGAGTACTGGGTGTGGCAGATGGCATCAACTTTTCAATTCGTGACAGTGAAAACGCATATTTACCGAGAAATGTAAGAGTATAGAGCGTTAAATATATGAGTGTATATATAAGAGTGTAAGTACGGATTAAATACGGAAGTAAAGATTCGGGTGTGACCCAGAATTCACAGCTTGATCCTGAAGACATTAACAGGTGCTCTGTACCAACACGTATCCGTGTGTTGTCTTATCAGGTTCTTACATATGACAAGTCTGTCTCCCAAACCTTGAATATTTCTATCTTGTGTAAGAACCAGTCTGCAGTTTACACCATAAAACAAACATCCGGTAACGGATGAGGAGGCCTCCCGTCTGTTATTGTTTGAAACAGTGATCCAAATAAATCTTGGTGGGTCTTATTGCCATGACAAAAAAACGATCTCTGCTGGGGGTGTCTTTGATGCATCATATGGACAGTCTGACAGTTGTACTAGAGTACTGGATATAACCAGTCATAACCTCAAAAGCACCTGCcatgtcacactcacacagtcatCTAGATGGAAAGACCCCCATGTAAAGTAGATGGGAActtttcatcagtgttttttccacaaacgAACCCTCTAAATTCTCTCTCTAGAAGAGGCCTTAGTTTTATATTCTCACTCTACCGTCAGAGGaagaattaataaataaataaactaagaAAACAAGGATCAAATCCTTAGTTCAACTGATTAAGCTGTTAAACTCTCACTTCGTGTACAAACCACAAGTTTATCTTGTAGTTTACAATGAAATGTTACTTCGCACATTCATAATTATCTTTTCTGAAGATACATCCTGAAGATCTCCCTTGctcatttcaaagttttaattttgaaaccAGTTTAGCTTTTTGCCCACATTATGTCTTATTCTTATTACACGCTCTTCAAATCAAATAGAATAGAAAGGAATCGGAACCACGAAGGCCCCTGTATCCACGCTGTTGTATCTCGACAAAAGTAAACCggggacaaagaaaaagaaaattacctTTCTTGTGAGTCTCGGTCGTCAACGGGCGGATGCTGGCTGCCGCCTTTGAAGACCCGAGGTTAGCCTCCAAACTCCAGAAAAGGCTCCGTTAGAAGTTACAAGCCGCTGCACTGGAGAGGCCCGAACTCAGACGCCCACGGGTACCGCGGCTTGGCCTTCAACTAGGCCGAACACAGGGGCGAAATCCTCCGGCACCTGCCCCTGATAACGCCCGAGGCTGGTGAGCGAAGGGAGGGAAGTGCGCGCGTACGAGAGGAGAGGCAGAACGCATCCGCTCGCTGGAGTGCGGAggtgtgactgactgactgagcctTTGGTTCGCCTCCCCCAATGCAGCTGCGCTTTAAAATacgggtgtttttttttttttttttgtagtcccccccccccatgctgCGCATTTGTACCAATCGGTTTGCAACTTTACGCAGCAGCGGAGCGCACGACTGGCGTAGATAAAGGCTTTCGAAAGGGAGAGGCAGCAGTCGCGCTCACACCGGTGATGTATTGTTTGGTAAAACAGGGCAGGATCCAATGTGAGCTCTAGTCAGTgatcagtaaaaacaaaaaagaacccACCTCCAGCTAACGATTTGATTTTCTGTAGCCCTCCCCTGTGCCGTTCACCCACGGAGGGCACCCGGCCACGAGTGGGACCCCGGGGCTCAAGGATAGTCTACCGTGTGGCTGTCGACACCCAGTCGCAACAGCTGTTCTCGTGTCATTGCTGAATATCCACTGGACAGTAAACAGAGGCCTTGATTGGTCTCGTGGTCGTGGGGTCACTTTTCAAAGGGCCTCACCCAGCGAACCTCGTGCCGAGCATGCCGACAAATGAATTCAGTGAATTAAAATACTGAAGTAgcaatgatttattttaaataataatttatgtaaatatatttgcacaaatataaaatatatataatgaatgGCATTGCAGCGGTAGctgtggcaagaaaaaaatattacctgcatttatgtattaatttttcttaaaatattgtTAGATCTTCATATAAGTTACAGTTATGGACAagcacaatctattttaactaataacacacaaatcattgtattgttcttgtctCATTGGAGGCTcattggagtcaggagttaagtccagtcaatgaaaccagtTTTGAGTTTAATTCTCACAAGAGGCATCGGCTGGTGTGAACCACGCCTTACAAACAAGAGGTCTCGGAAGACTTATGACCAATAGTTGTTGATTTGCATCAAGCTGGAAAGGGTGACAAACTAATACCAAAGAGTTTACCAACATGAAAACTGAAGTATTGTGTAGGAAGTGTCATGATTTGGGGCTACTTTTCTGCccctgggcctggacagctcagCATCAtcgaggggaaaatgaattcccaggtttatcaaggtatcttacaggataacGTCAGGGTGGCTATCTGTCTGCTGAAGCTCTGTcaggaagaatggtccaacaTTCCTCTTGAACGATGTGCAGatctgatccacagctactggaagtgcttgtttgaggttattgccGCCAAAGGAGGTTTGACCACTTATTAAAaccaagggttcacttactttttccaccagcactgagAATGTTTAATGGATGTGTTCACTAAAGTcctgaaagattataattgtttgtgtgtcattagcacaagtgtgtgtgtctatacttttgacttagatgaagatcacATCATATTTCATGAACAATTAACACAGAAATCcagataattccaaagggttcacatgCTTTTTCTTCCCACAGTGTTAAGTACCCTACAGGACACGCTCAGTGCTGGGGAAAGAGGaaaggtgaaataaaaagaaaatattaaagagTAAAGGCAAGAAGCGAAAAATAATACATCCATGGATGAAAGACAATAACAGGAGTAGTAAGAAGGGACACTGCCCAGATACATTattgacctaaacttttttttttttttgttgctttgggCAGTTAACCACTTATCTTTTCACCTTAGTGTCATTTAAAGTAATTCACTGGAtttgaactgcttaaatttttaataaaaactggaaaaatgggggtgttgTAACAAATTGTTTTACCCTCTACTACATCCCTGGTACATGAAAGGATCCAGTTTAGTTTTCGTCGTACCACTGTTTTTCTCAAACATCTCAATGCAATCAACAATATGTGGATAGGATGTCggatttttttcctaatgtgacatttttgttgttaaaaaaaacagtagtcaTCATTCATAGTACATGATCTCTTTGTACTGACTTGTAGAAAGCATGATTATAAATGGCATGAATTATATTGCTCTTTTCTCAGTATCATTATGATCTTAAAAggaacaatatactgtatgtgatatcGCAATCTGGCAGATCTTTTGATACATAGAATTAAATGACTATATCtagtttaatgtgttttgtaatgGTTTGCTTTGTTAACACTGCTGTAACACATGCTTATATGTTTCCATTGTAATCAGTGAGAAATACAAATATGCCCAATTTCATCTAAAATCCGAACTCTTCAgttatgtgtgtgatgtgtgtgtacGTTCAAAAAAGTACAGATTGGTCCTAAATGAGTATGAAAGCTGCATTCACTCAAGAGAAATATTTGTGTAAACCCACACAGTAAAACTGTACACAAATAGAATTTTATTCCACAATACAATATTCTCCGATAAAATCGTTTGaacaaatgaatgtaaaaaaaaaaaaaaaaaatacaattctcTCTTTATAATTCATGTGTACACAACATTATTTACAATCAATAAAATCTGTCAACACTGTTGTTGTACCTTTGtgaaaaacatcacacagaTAGAAAAACAGACGTGACTTTAAACCCACAAAGTTGGTGTAGCCACCTGAGGAATACAACTGCTACAAAATCTCACACAATGTGTTAAAGGAAAGCTACCAGGGACAGGCTGGAAACAATCGATTGGCATCGAAAGAGAAAGTTTTACATTGTTGCATCTTTACCTGAGTTGGAATATGAATATATTAGCAGCTAAGCTTGGCTCGGCCTCAAGCTAAAGTAAATGAACAGTTGCTGTGTATGTTGCAGAAGCAGCTGCTAAGGCAAAGGAGAATGGTAGCTGCAGAACTTACAGTGGAGGCTGTTCAAAGTATTTAATGAGGTTCTTCAACCTATTTGTTGGCCTTTCATCATCTGAAAGGTTGAAGGTTCACCTCATGTTGCGCAAGATGGTCGACTAACTGTTCCTTCTCAGCATCTGGCTCTGTGATGACGTCTCAGTCAACAATATCTGATTAGACGGCAGCCAGTTAATTTGTAAAATAGCAGAATTTGTTCCAAATTCAGTGCTTCAATTGTGTTTCAAAAAGAATGCCTTATTGTTTAAAAACCTAAAGAACAACCTCCAAGCAGACAGCGTGCAATCATGATTCATATAACGTTTCATGAAATACTTACATCATGTCTCAAACATGACTCCAGATTAGTAAATGTTCAAAATATCAGACACCTCATCCAACGTGGAGCCCTCTAAACATAGGGATTTTTTAGTAGTGTTTAAAAGGCATAAAGGCAAATTTAAAGCAAGATACCCCAcactataaaatatttttaaatataaaatatacagtacatacattcTAGCTTTACAGATGTATAAAAATACCTCATTTCTGTTTCACGCCAACGCAGTTCTCTTTcataaacatgaaagaaaaactaTTCTGATTAAAATCTGAATTAACGTTAAGATCTTAACTAAAATTAACCTGAatttaaacaagattaaaattaaagtaaatttttGGTTGCTATTTgattgacagagaaagagagaggttgACTATTAAAAAAAGTACAGGCCTGACTGGCAGAAGAAAGAAACGATGAGGCTGAGTGTATCatgctgtacatactgtaataaCTGTATATGTAgatgaaataaagagagagtGTTTCTTCCTCCATAGCAGCTTTAGTTTGAATCCAATAAACCCggttcttttcacttcaaagaGACCAACACGAGACCTGGCTTTGGCTCAGTGAACCTGAGAGATAAAGAGATAGGAAAGAAGGTGGGTGACAATGAACACATTGTGCACGTGTatctgaatttgtgtgtgtgagagtgtgtgtgtgtgtgtgtgtgtgtgtgtgtgtgtgtgtgtgtgtgtgtgtgtgtatacctgtagTGTTTGTTAGTGAGGTAGTCTATAACGGCGGGGCGGATGCGGGCCACGCCCCCCTGGCTGTGGTTCCCTCTTCCTGTGATGACAGAGAGCTGAGGTCGACACAGACCCTGCTCACAGTCTACACAGAAAGAGGCCAAAGaggaacaacacacacagaatacagTTAACAGGaggcacatacacaaactcTGAAAGGAGTGCTCCatcaattttacacattaaagttCAGTTTGATGTGTAGGATCCAGTATTTTTGAAGCTTGATTCAGACTAAGGACTGAAAGTCTGGACAtctcttcctcatctctttgGTCCAGAACAAGTGAACAGTACTACAGGTGTGAAAGTGAACTACGATGCAAATGTTGTCTCTGCCATCATCCTTTTGTACTCATAAGACATAGGGGACTGTTATTGTTCTTGATAGCTTCATTCACACATGATAGCACATTTATGGAAAGAGAGATAATGCTTGTGCGGTAATTGCCACCTGGTGCACATTAGGgagcagaagagagagggatgagatgAAGATTGAGATGATAAATGTGTTACAGTGATTTTAGAAGGCtataaaatgcacatttaatttCTGCATATTTTCCTTTGTGCTGCAGCATCCTTTTAATTAATCCGAGGGCATTCAATTCAGACTTATACTGTGCTGAATGTGTTGCAGAATTGTTACTAGGTCCAATCGAGTAAGATCGATGCCGTGACTTTTACGTAAAAGTGACCGCAGTGACATGGGACCGACATGTTAAATTGGCATTAGATTAACATAAAGAGGGGCAAGGAAGGGGCTATACCgagtgtatacagtacatttttaaatacctGTGGTTTTGTCCTCTAAGACCTGGGCCAGGTGCTCCAGGGCCTCATCTACATGTAGTCCATGGAGGTCCAGGATGTTCTTAGGCAGCAGCGACGAGTTGACCCTCTCAAAAATCTGAACCGCTGCACGGTGATTGGCCTCACGCATCCGCTGGCCATGCATGTGTCCCTAAGAAAGAGCAAGTTAATTTACTCTTCAATCTTCCCCAACCAGTTAGGCTAAAGTTTTTATATAAGAACAAAACAACTTAAATACTTAGAAAGTGCTTCACGGGTGAAAATACCGCTGGGATAGAAACAcagtataaaagtaaaacattctGCTTCAGCCACTTGCCTGCTGTGCGTAAAATGAGGCCACTTCTTTGCGTCCTTGCTTGTAGGCCTCAGCGGCCATGGCGAAACTCTCCAGCTGTCGGCGCTTCTGCAGGCTTGCCTCGGCCCTGAAGTCGTCATATTGTGGGTCCTCCACATCCTGATAGTTAGGTATGATTGACTCTGGGGGCTTTTGCctctgacaaattaaaaggacaCAGTGACATTGACAGCTAATTAAGGGTGGAAAATGTAATGAACTTCTATATTGTCGGTCTCACTGCACAGTTTGTAGTGATATTGAGGCAGtgattttacctttttttactTCACATATTTGGACTCTGAACTGTTCTGCTTTGTGGCAGTTCAGCCTCTAGCCAGTTTGTATCTGTTATTGATGGGAATGATGGGGCAAATGTTGTAGTTgctgtgtgtaaatgaaaagtACTTAAATctatattctctctctctactgtgGTACACGGTTTGATTATAGATGTACTGGCAGTAGAGCATACTATATAATGGATATAATGGAttctcactttaaaaaaaatgtatttactatTTTAGGGGCACACTTTCTCTACAGTTACACAGTTGTGATGTATTGTAGATAAACTCTTGCTATATATCATGTATCGCAAAATTGTGTGAATGGTGATATAACTGTCAAAATATCCCGACAGTATTGTGTAGAGCAATACAATGTGATTCCAAAATCAACAACTAAGGGTGAAAAGTAAGTGCTAAAAGGGAATAGATGGAGTAAACAAGTAAAGATCCGGAGGTCAAGAGAGAGATTATACACGAGAATACCTGGTAGTAATTGCACATGTAAAATGGATGTATGCATTTGCTCTGttccactgtttgtttctcctactgcctgtgtttgtgaataccttttccctctccctgctgGCTGCTCTGTGGTGGTCAGACCGAGGAGCCTCCGGGGCGACAACCGTCTTGACGGGTTCCTCGTCCAGTAGAGAGTGAAGAAACAGCTCAGTCTGGGTCAGGCTGTAGCTACACAAGCGTGAGGACACAGAAATTAGCCAGGAGCATACATGGTTCTACCACATAAGACAAAGATCTTTTAACCTGCTATTAAAAGAACAGACATTGACTTCAGAGCAGTTTAGAGCCTGTTTGCATTAACTACCTCAGAATGGCAAAGGACCGAGTTGTCatgttaaatttatttcaacTTTACTCCTGGTCTTGTAAGTATATGAGGTTGAAGTGTGTCAAACAGTAACAGCCTTAAAGATACACTTGTGTCTCACTTGTGGTCTCTGAAGATGTCCTGGAGGAAATGCCTGTCAATGGTGGGGAAGAGGGAGTAGAGTTGGTTCTCTTTCAACAGGGTGGCTCCATTGCGCCGGTCGAGGTCTGCGCGACTTTGTCTGGTCTGAAAGTAAGACGGTTGTAAAGTGGTCAGGATACGGGTAACAGAGAACAACAACCCAAGATAATGTTATCCAAGATCTTCGTGTGATATAAAATACTAACATCTACAGGTACAGTAGATGTGTGCATTACCTTCTCCATGTTCTTCTGCAAAGCCTGCTCCTCTTTTATAATATCTCTAAGAGAGACATGTGGATGGGACACATTCCAGTGGTCCATGAATGGCATCTGACCACGGGCCTCTGGTTGGCTGACCAATGACATGTAACTATCTGCGGTAAGGAGAAAATGTGTTGGCTGCGTTCGCTCCTGTGGACCTGGTTTGGCTACTTGAGATTCACCCCAGTGTACTGAACCTAAACATTCAAAGGTTGACATTTAGTAGTTGTGAAACAAAATTGTGTTATGTCTAAAATATACATTATTGCACACTGACTTACAtgtgtcaaagtgtgtgtttgtgtgcgtttgaaTGCAATACAGTATTAATCACATACTGAGCAAATGCATGCAGGTGTTATCATTCCATGATGTGCCAtggattttaaatgtgtgtttttacgtGTGTGACTTTGTGAACTTACTTTCCTGAAGCAAGTGGAAGGAAAGATTTGCTTGTCTCTGCCTTTCCTGCAAAACACCATTTACAGTCAGATTAACCAACGAAGACCCACTTAAAGTCGCGTAAAGTAAATCAAAATATCAGGGTAGATTAACTGTTGATGAACTGATGCTGATAAAGTATCGCTGCTGAATGTTAAAGAACTCACCTGGATTGTTTCCTTCCACTTCTGGTGGAGCAGTTTAGCCAGGTTCAGGTCCATCTGCACTTCAAAGTCATCAGTGGAGCATGTACCTGAATAAGGTGAATCAAAGAGGACAGATACGTCAGTTCAGAGTAGAAGACAAGGATAAAGACCATTATTGTTATTGGTTCAGTCAATTGATTAATGAACACTAAAGGCCGGATCCTGTTTCAAGTACTTTTCAGATCATCTAACAGCGAACTTTTGGATATATCTGACAATCATAACCATATTATGTAGCAACTGGCCAATTGTGTGGAACAATGAAAGAGTCTGAACTTCTCTTAAAGCTCTCACACGACTACTTTCATCATTTTTGGTGTGTACAGTTGTGTGTAACACCATAAATGCTTGTAAGTAGAGACTGTCCGGAAGTGTGTGCCATTACGCCATTTGTACAGATAACCACATCTCACCTTACCCCTGTGGGTATAAACAGTTTCCTTTGTACGTGAAGGAAAGACGTCATACAACCTAGTTACTTTGAGGCGTACTGACGCCCTAAAACTTGCATTGTCATTT is drawn from Xiphias gladius isolate SHS-SW01 ecotype Sanya breed wild chromosome 15, ASM1685928v1, whole genome shotgun sequence and contains these coding sequences:
- the rhoh gene encoding rho-related GTP-binding protein RhoH, which translates into the protein MDGLAEMSVKCVLVGDSAVGKTALLVRFTSETFPDTYKPTVFENTGVEVYMDGVQISLGLWDTAGNDNFRQIRPRSYHQADIVLICYSVANPNSLANIQHKWIAEVRENLPKVPVVVVATQTDLRESGSYRGSCISAADGRRVAHEVRAKGYLECSSLSNRGVQQVFECAVRLAVNQARKQARRRMFSINQCKVF